One window from the genome of Oreochromis niloticus isolate F11D_XX linkage group LG20, O_niloticus_UMD_NMBU, whole genome shotgun sequence encodes:
- the LOC100705795 gene encoding transmembrane protein 26 codes for MCRLLNVLLALLSRFLFAVHGVVTVWRVVAVKGEPLYWLLLTGVALLGVEMAVTLKCTRNAEWKWFSPMVFLYLSTVIPSIWFLELSLLQSKLPFNNSSGHELRLLAHIPISAGIKDLDPENWVAGLEQTMLIVLVLGRWLMPKGDMSRDQLSQLLMVNVGLGADILDIFDTFKEPEVKTNQAVVIIGLALFSWALMQFPLVLTQTRPQKAGPSQDSKGGSFCCSGAPPSLTSCCSSEVWSLLLTVGLQDGPFLLYRIYLMVQEQVLNQLMIFFTCKNILIVLLELYRIFVVQCEQQVSGLERCAALVLQCQAHGGSREEEEVEEEVGKDECCEEQSCHIDMKKGTEREEDQRGVQV; via the exons ATGTGTCGCCTCTTGAATGTCTTGCTGGCCTTGCTGAGCCGCTTCCTGTTTGCTGTCCACGGGGTGGTGACGGTGTGGCGAGTTGTAGCTGTTAAAGGGGAGCCGCTCTATTGGCTGCTGCTGACAGGCGTGGCTCTGTTGGGTGTGGAAATGGCCGTCACTCTGAAATGCACCCGTAATGCAGAGTGGAAATG GTTCTCCCCCATGGTTTTCCTGTACCTCAGTACTGTCATCCCGTCCATTTGGTTTCTGGAGCTGAGCCTGCTACAGTCCAAGCTGCCTTTCAACAATTCCTCAGGCCATGAGCTTCGTTTGCTGGCTCACATCCCGATCTCAGCG GGGATTAAGGATCTGGACCCAGAGAACTGGGTAGCTGGCCTGGAGCAAACCATGCTGATAGTCTTGGTTCTGGGTCGCTGGCTAATGCCCAAGGGGGACATGTCACGTGACCAACTCTCACAGCTTCTCATGGTGAATGTGGGACTGGGTGCTGACATCCTGGACATCTTCGACACCTTCAAGGAGCCCGAGGTCAAAACCAACCAGGCAGTTGTCATCATCGGCTTGGCCCTTTTCTCTTGGGCGCTCATGCAGTTTCCTCTGGTTCTCACTCAGACACGACCCCAAAAGGCTGGGCCTTCTCAAGACAGCAAGGGTGGTTCCTTCTGCTGCTCCGGGGCTCCACCCTCACTCACCTCCTGCTGCTCCAGCGAAGTCTGGAGCTTGCTGCTCACAGTGGGACTCCAAGATGGCCCGTTCCTGCTCTACCGGATCTACCTCATGGTGCAAGAGCAGGTCCTCAACCAGCTGATGATTTTCTTCACCTGCAAGAATATCCTCATCGTTCTTTTGGAGCTCTACAGAATATTTGTGGTGCAGTGTGAGCAGCAGGTATCTGGGCTGGAGAGATGTGCTGCTCTGGTGCTCCAGTGTCAAGCCCATGGGGGcagcagggaggaggaggaggtggaagaAGAAGTGGGTAAAGACGAGTGTTGCGAAGAGCAGAGCTGTCATATAGACATGAAGAAAGGGACCGAAAGGGAGGAAGATCAGAGAGGTGTCCAGGTATAG